A genomic window from Lasioglossum baleicum chromosome 7, iyLasBale1, whole genome shotgun sequence includes:
- the LOC143211057 gene encoding uncharacterized protein LOC143211057, whose protein sequence is MSYYFSNNEKTYTCSPCILGVLDKIKAGLEYATNYLETAKDIADLVARSLGKKQKERRGEDEQNEKGGFVPSNVMSAFFRMIGLDSQKVTAIVVNSVIFLAQMISSLFELKPPKENIGRDLNDEDDTSNWNPANMIMESKNERIQKLIEQAHNEDLPNQLMERIDGVDAACVRLLLCKTSPVIRAAQYYLKNNVQDESRRMTAWLPSKDKFEENSDQCENTHADCSLFS, encoded by the exons ATGTCTTATTATTTTTCCAATAACGAGAAAACATATACGTGTTCCCCATGCATTTTAGGAGTGCTGGACAAAATTAAAGCAGGTCTGGAGTACGCAACGAATTACCTAGAAACAGCAAAAGATATTGCCGATTTGGTGGCCAGAAGTTTGGGTAAAAAGCAAAAAGAAAGACGAGGGGAGGATGAGCAAAACGAGAAGGGAGGTTTCGTGCCCTCGAATGTGATGTCAGCGTTTTTTCGGATGATCGGTCTGGACTCGCAGAAAGTCACAGCGATCGTGGTGAACAGCGTCATATTTCTTGCGCAAATG ATTAGTTCGCTGTTCGAATTGAAACcgccaaaggaaaatattggaaGGGATTTGAACGACGAGGACGATACTTCAAACTGGAATCCGGCCAACATGATCATGGAAAGCAAAAACGAAAGA ATTCAGAAACTGATCGAGCAAGCACACAATGAAGATCTGCCGAACCAGTTGATGGAAAGAATAGATGGCGTGGATGCCGCGTGCGTGAGATTATTACTGTGCAAAACCTCGCCGGTGATAAGGGCTGCTCAGTATTATCTGAAGAACAATGTTCAAGACGAGTCTCGTCGGATGACTGCGTGGCTGCCCAGCAAGGATAAATTCGAGGAAAACAGCGACCAGTGCGAAAACACGCACGCAGACTGCAGTTTATTTTCTTAG